From the Deltaproteobacteria bacterium genome, the window AAAGATTGAAGCGCAGCGCGACAAAGAGCGCCTGCGACTGCCAATAGGCGGAACTGATCTCTTTGATCTTCTGCGCCGAAGAAAAATCATCCATCATTCATCTCTTCTCATTGCAGCAGCACCAGACCGAAGGAATGCTGCGCTTCGTTTTCGTCTTTCAGCGGGGTCACCGCCAGCCCATGCCTCCGAACGGTGGCATAGACATCGATCCCGCAGGCCTCCATGGATGGGCGGGCTTCTTCCGGACGCCGACAGGGGGCCCGCACATCACAGGAGTCACAAAGACGACAGGGACCTGCCCCCATTCCGAAGGCCTTGTAATAACCGGACAGGAAGGCCTCCCGTTCCAGGAAATAGGCCAGATAACGGACCCGGAAACTCCGATCCGCCTGAATCAGGAGGGCCGTCTCATATTCCTGCAGGAGGTCGGCCGTTTCTTTCCTGGTGGGTGAATGGGGAGGACAAGTATGGGTACGACCGAAATCTTCACAGCCATAGCGGCACTTCCAGACAACCCAGGAGGCCGTTACCACCGATGCGGCCGGGATCAGAATAGCGGCATTGGCGCCGTTTTCCCCCGCCTTTTCGATGAGGTCGGCCACGGATGCCGGTCTCTTTTCTGAACGGTCCTGCATATCCCCGGCAGGAGATTTCATGACTGACC encodes:
- a CDS encoding DUF2284 domain-containing protein, translated to MQDRSEKRPASVADLIEKAGENGANAAILIPAASVVTASWVVWKCRYGCEDFGRTHTCPPHSPTRKETADLLQEYETALLIQADRSFRVRYLAYFLEREAFLSGYYKAFGMGAGPCRLCDSCDVRAPCRRPEEARPSMEACGIDVYATVRRHGLAVTPLKDENEAQHSFGLVLLQ